GGCCAGTTCGGTTTTCACGGTGATGACGGTGAGCGAGTGGCCGAGGATGTCGTGCACGTCGCGCCCGACCCGCAGCCGCTCCTCCGCGACCGCCAGTTCGGTGATCTGTTTGCGCGCCAGGAACAGTTCGTGATTGCGCACCAGGATCACCCGCACCCCGGCGACCGCGAAGCCCGCCAGGGCGATCGACTCCATGACGCCGAACTCCGGACGCTGCCCGATGATGGCCTGCGGCACCACACAGGTCGCGAGAATCAGGATGAGCTGCAACAGGATCGCCGGTTTGATCGGCGTGGTGAAGCCGATATAGGACGCCAGGTAGACGCCCATTCCCAGCACCGCCGAATGCAGGGTGACCGCGGCCGCGATCATCAGCAGCGCCTGCACCGCCAGCGGCGCGACGACGGTCCGCAGCGACAGGCTCGGCGGCCAGGGCCGTTGGACCGGTCCGCGCACCAGCATCCAGTACGACCACACGTAGCAGACGCCGAAGGCCACGATGACGGTCACGGTGTAGGCGCGCGCGACCGGATCGTCGAATTCCCAGGCCTTGCGCAGCGGGTCGATCAGGTACACGCCCCACACGGTCGCGAACAGCGGGCCGAAGCGGCGTCGCCGCCGGATGCCCGCCTCTTCGGTATCCGGATCTCCGGCCACATCCGCCCAGCGCGGCCACCAGTTACGCCCAAACACCCACCCACCGTATCCGGCCTGCTCGGACGGCCGGTCCGGTGGCGGCCGACCGTCGAGGGACCGGTGACCGTCGGCGGGGAGGCGGGGTGTGGAGGCGTTCACCTCCTCACTGTCCGCCGGCCCGCCGCGCGACGCCTCCCCCGTCCGTCACCGTCACCCCATGACAGATGTCATGTGAGGTCAGGCGGTGACGGTGATCGTGTGCAGGCCGCCCGGGCCGATCGGGAAGGGCGGACGGTGTCCGGCGTCCTGGACGTCGCCGGAGCGGCCGATCGCCCGGGCCTGGATGGTATGGGCGCCCGCGGGCAGGTCCACCACGGTGCGCCAGCGTCGCCAGGCGGCGGGAGCGAGTTCGGCGCCGAGTTCGACCGGGAGCCAGTCGGTGTCGTCGACGCGGATCTCGACACCCGAGACCCCGTGCGGCGGCGCCCAGGCCACGCCCGCCACCGTGAATTTGCCCGAGCCGGCGGCGTCGCCGGTGGCCACGTCGATGCGGGCTTGCGGACGCACCCACAGGGGTTCGGTGGGCCAGCCGCGTTTGCACCAGTAGTCGACGTGGCTGTCGTCGGCGAGTTCGAGTTCGGTGAGCCATTTGACGCCGGTGTACTGGCCGTAGATCCCGGGTACGAAAACCCTTGCGGGAAAACCGTGTTCGGGGGCAAGCGGTTCGCCGTTCATGCCGATCACGAGGTAGCCGGGCCATTCGCCGGTGCGCAGCGGCGCCAGCGGCAGGGAGATGGTGTAGCCGTCCACGGCGCGGGTGACCAGCCGGGTCGCGCCGGATTCGGGGACGGCGTGGTCGAGCAGCGCGGTCAGCGGGACACCGAACCAGCGGGCATTGCCGCAGCGGTGCGCGCCCGCGGTGTTGTGCACGCACACCATGACGGCGTCGAATTCGACGGCCTGGTCGGCCAGATCGGCCAGCGACAACCGCAGCCGGTGGGCGACCTGCCCGCCGATCGACAGCCGCCACTGCGCCGGATCGATGCGCGGGGGCCGCGAATTCACGTCCGCCACATAGAATCTGCCCGCCTTGGTGATCAGCGGCGACAGTCCCGGCTCGGCGCCGAGGCCGTCTTCGGGCACAGGTGCGTGCGCACCCAGCAGGTCGATCCGGCGCACCCGCTCGCGGTAGCGGCGATCCGCGCGGCGCACCAGCGTCTCGGCGGCGGCCAGCAGACCGGTTCCCGCTGCCGCCCACAGCAATTCGCCGGCCGGACCAGCGGGACGATGCCGCAGTCCGGAACGCAGCACGGCCGCGGCCGCGACACCCCCAAGCGCCCCGGCCAGGGAACGGTTCGCGCCGCGCAAGGACACGGCCGCCGTGGCTGCCCCGAACGCCACCGCGGCGGGGGTGCGCAAGCGGTTCGGCAGCAGCGGCATTCCGGCGGCCGCGGTGACCGCGCCGAGCGCGACGCCCAGCCGCGTCATCTCCTTGTCGTAGCGCCCGGAGCGCGCCACCATCTCCTCGACCACCGGGATCGGCGCGTAGTCGGCGGCGAGCCGCCCGATGCCGTCGAGCAGGGAGCCGCCCCTGGCCGCGGCGACCAGTTCGCCCGCACCGAGCGCGCCCAGTCCCACCGCCGCCGCGCCCAGCAGCCGCTTGTTCCGCCCCACCGGCATCTGCCCGTTCACCGACACTTGCTCGAACCTCTCGTAGCCGACCGGGTTTCCAGCGCCCATTGTTCCCCAGTGCGGCAGCGGCCACGAGGTATCGCGCCGACCGGGCGGCCGTCAGCGCTTCAGGTAGGCGTCGACGAGCGGTCCGATGATGGCCAGCGCCTCCGCGGTGATCATCTCGTTGTGGCCGTAGGGCAGCGGCCGGTCGTGGATGGCGCCGGAGATGTAGGGCCGCCAGGTGGTGACATTGGG
This sequence is a window from Nocardia yunnanensis. Protein-coding genes within it:
- a CDS encoding sensor histidine kinase produces the protein MFGRNWWPRWADVAGDPDTEEAGIRRRRRFGPLFATVWGVYLIDPLRKAWEFDDPVARAYTVTVIVAFGVCYVWSYWMLVRGPVQRPWPPSLSLRTVVAPLAVQALLMIAAAVTLHSAVLGMGVYLASYIGFTTPIKPAILLQLILILATCVVPQAIIGQRPEFGVMESIALAGFAVAGVRVILVRNHELFLARKQITELAVAEERLRVGRDVHDILGHSLTVITVKTELAQRLIDLDPQRAKTEMSEVEQLAREALAGVRTTVGGLREVSLAGELANARTALRAAEIDAELPDSDDLPIRNSVVFGWVLREAITNVVRHSGASHCWVRVTPGSIEVADDGVGQHAGARDGSGLSGLRERVRATGGTLTLANRPEGGFRVLASFPVNDKERE
- a CDS encoding molybdopterin-dependent oxidoreductase, which produces MSVNGQMPVGRNKRLLGAAAVGLGALGAGELVAAARGGSLLDGIGRLAADYAPIPVVEEMVARSGRYDKEMTRLGVALGAVTAAAGMPLLPNRLRTPAAVAFGAATAAVSLRGANRSLAGALGGVAAAAVLRSGLRHRPAGPAGELLWAAAGTGLLAAAETLVRRADRRYRERVRRIDLLGAHAPVPEDGLGAEPGLSPLITKAGRFYVADVNSRPPRIDPAQWRLSIGGQVAHRLRLSLADLADQAVEFDAVMVCVHNTAGAHRCGNARWFGVPLTALLDHAVPESGATRLVTRAVDGYTISLPLAPLRTGEWPGYLVIGMNGEPLAPEHGFPARVFVPGIYGQYTGVKWLTELELADDSHVDYWCKRGWPTEPLWVRPQARIDVATGDAAGSGKFTVAGVAWAPPHGVSGVEIRVDDTDWLPVELGAELAPAAWRRWRTVVDLPAGAHTIQARAIGRSGDVQDAGHRPPFPIGPGGLHTITVTA